One window of the Shewanella cyperi genome contains the following:
- a CDS encoding VOC family protein, with translation MAKNPISWFEIYVNDMDRARAFYETVLDVKLDRLDVPAEQGFQMWSFPADMESYGASGALVRMPGFDAGNNSTLVYFACEDCALEESRVVAAGGQVQRPKMSIGQYGFITLAIDTEGNMLGLHSMK, from the coding sequence ATGGCAAAGAATCCGATTTCCTGGTTTGAAATCTATGTCAACGATATGGACAGGGCCAGGGCCTTTTATGAAACCGTGCTGGATGTAAAACTGGACCGGTTGGATGTGCCCGCCGAGCAGGGATTCCAGATGTGGTCATTCCCGGCCGATATGGAAAGCTATGGCGCCAGCGGCGCCCTGGTGCGTATGCCGGGCTTCGATGCCGGAAACAACAGTACCCTGGTGTATTTTGCCTGTGAGGACTGCGCGCTGGAGGAGTCCCGGGTGGTGGCCGCCGGTGGTCAGGTGCAGCGTCCCAAGATGTCCATCGGCCAATATGGTTTTATCACGCTGGCCATAGATACCGAAGGCAATATGCTGGGGCTGCATTCCATGAAATAG
- a CDS encoding DUF6445 family protein translates to MFPIIPPGVELPAIPNGVPRLDYEAPEQGKNFWVVDDFLDKPMDVANRCFNATNWKKGHPYTKEKWPGMRTKKALKAPELAKLEDYVKSVTGASKLWLPETAPGITLDSNVAQLVGKTESGPLPHTDSLNLCRLAAVIYLSPTPEPAAGTSFYRLRYPNGAAGGNIVTPPHINLRDALNVQSLPPQAWYEELKVENRFNRLLLYKSNLVHSASGYFGQDKRDKRLTALFFWMADLPE, encoded by the coding sequence ATGTTCCCGATTATCCCCCCAGGTGTCGAATTGCCTGCTATTCCAAACGGCGTTCCACGATTGGATTACGAGGCCCCGGAACAGGGCAAGAACTTCTGGGTGGTGGACGATTTTCTTGATAAGCCCATGGACGTCGCCAACCGCTGTTTCAACGCCACTAACTGGAAAAAAGGTCACCCTTACACCAAGGAAAAATGGCCCGGCATGCGCACCAAAAAAGCGCTCAAGGCCCCGGAGCTGGCCAAGCTGGAAGACTACGTCAAGTCTGTGACCGGCGCATCCAAACTATGGCTGCCGGAAACGGCCCCGGGGATCACATTGGACTCCAATGTGGCGCAGCTGGTGGGCAAAACCGAATCCGGCCCGCTGCCGCACACCGACAGCCTGAACCTGTGCCGCCTGGCGGCGGTGATCTACCTGAGTCCAACGCCGGAACCCGCGGCCGGCACCAGTTTTTACCGCCTGCGTTATCCCAACGGTGCTGCCGGTGGCAATATAGTGACACCGCCCCATATCAATCTGCGCGATGCCCTCAATGTGCAATCCTTGCCGCCCCAGGCCTGGTACGAAGAGTTGAAGGTGGAAAATCGCTTCAACCGCCTGTTGCTGTACAAATCCAATCTGGTGCACAGCGCCAGCGGCTACTTTGGTCAGGATAAGCGCGATAAACGCCTGACGGCGCTGTTCTTCTGGATGGCAGATCTGCCGGAATAA
- a CDS encoding DUF1415 domain-containing protein — protein MDENTAQVAAHTEAWVKSVIMKYNICPFARREVERKSIRYRVCEETRMDYVLQALLDECKLLDEQPGIETTLFILPRGFEGFYLYLDLLGIAEDLLVEEGYEGTYQLASFHPDYCFDGEPQDDPANYTNRAPYPTLHIIREEGMAAALASYNEPESIPERNIAFARRKGSAFFEALLAQCIKPDK, from the coding sequence ATGGATGAGAATACCGCCCAGGTTGCCGCCCATACCGAGGCCTGGGTCAAGTCGGTCATCATGAAGTACAACATATGCCCCTTCGCCCGCCGCGAAGTGGAGCGAAAAAGCATTCGCTATCGGGTCTGCGAAGAGACCCGTATGGACTATGTGCTGCAGGCGCTGCTGGACGAGTGCAAGCTGCTGGATGAGCAGCCCGGCATAGAAACAACCCTCTTCATCCTGCCACGGGGATTTGAAGGCTTTTACCTCTATCTGGATTTGCTGGGTATCGCCGAAGATTTGCTGGTGGAAGAAGGCTACGAGGGCACTTACCAATTGGCGAGCTTTCACCCGGATTACTGTTTCGACGGCGAGCCCCAGGATGACCCGGCCAACTACACCAATCGCGCGCCCTACCCCACGCTGCATATCATTCGCGAAGAAGGCATGGCGGCCGCACTGGCAAGCTACAACGAGCCCGAAAGCATCCCGGAGCGCAACATCGCCTTTGCCCGGCGCAAGGGCAGTGCCTTCTTCGAGGCCCTGTTGGCCCAGTGCATCAAGCCCGATAAATAA
- a CDS encoding TonB-dependent receptor translates to MKPSQYSLLTLAIMACFPLAAQQMPADDKIERIIVSGSRVIESIDEIPASVTLVDRNTIEEQMLVNTQLQSILGLTVPGLSAATGTSSDSGQTLRGRQALIMIDGVPQSTPLRDGALGSRTLDPAAIERIEVIKGATSIFGNGAAGGVINYITRRPGKGELQARVGASANMSLVKAEDTLGHRLEAAADGSLGKFSYVVTLAREETGLQRDAEGDVIGLQYGLSDNKAQNLFTKLAYQFDGDKSLQASYSYYESQTDSDLVDVVGDVNTGIKTYAVKSSADNPLKGEPQGPRGNHNLMLKYTDEEIFSNTQLTLDAYGQRIENVFFFSPVLANPDEGYDGGQSMIKSEKMGLRGLLNTQYQWQDVEAIFIYGTDLLNDVTSQPLLDGRMWVPEMDMSNRAFFLQTKWVIMDDFVIKAGIRDESIALEVDDYHTLKLCRKADQCSVPMAVKGDTLDYSATTYNLGLRYTGNSLFSPFINYSQGADISDIGRLLRTATVADIHDIRTEASIIDNYEVGFSSKLDALFFTFAAFRSTSELGTSNVFDEKTGVYMPVRAPQKIWGYEATADYEVNDTLNLKAAYSWVEGKDTETNTYLDGKQISAPKFTAAVNWQPLDNASLNLTYLLVGDRDRFDKVNGKWVGAQAPVHSYDLLNLSASYRLGQLKLFAGIENLLNRDYYSARSQVYTYSSYNTKALGTSLNLGLQYQF, encoded by the coding sequence GTGAAACCATCCCAATATTCTTTACTGACCCTGGCCATAATGGCCTGCTTCCCGCTGGCGGCCCAACAAATGCCGGCTGACGACAAGATTGAACGCATCATAGTGTCCGGCAGTCGGGTGATTGAAAGCATTGATGAAATTCCGGCATCTGTAACCCTTGTCGACCGGAACACCATTGAAGAGCAAATGCTGGTCAATACCCAGCTGCAGAGCATACTCGGCCTCACTGTGCCGGGACTGTCGGCGGCGACCGGCACCAGCAGTGATTCGGGGCAGACGCTCCGTGGCCGGCAGGCGCTGATCATGATTGACGGCGTACCTCAGTCGACTCCACTGCGTGATGGTGCCCTGGGAAGCCGTACCCTGGATCCCGCCGCCATCGAGCGCATCGAGGTGATTAAGGGCGCGACCTCCATTTTCGGCAACGGCGCCGCGGGCGGGGTCATCAACTACATCACCAGGCGCCCCGGAAAGGGCGAACTGCAGGCCCGGGTGGGCGCATCGGCCAACATGAGCCTGGTCAAGGCCGAGGACACCCTGGGGCACCGCCTGGAGGCGGCGGCCGATGGCAGCCTCGGCAAATTCAGCTATGTAGTGACCCTGGCCCGTGAAGAAACCGGACTGCAGCGCGATGCCGAGGGGGACGTCATCGGCCTGCAATACGGTCTGTCCGACAACAAGGCGCAAAACCTGTTTACCAAGCTGGCCTATCAGTTCGATGGCGACAAGTCATTGCAGGCCAGTTACAGCTACTACGAGTCGCAAACCGATTCCGATCTGGTGGATGTTGTGGGGGATGTGAATACCGGCATCAAGACCTATGCGGTAAAAAGCAGTGCCGACAACCCGCTGAAGGGCGAACCCCAGGGGCCCCGTGGCAATCACAATCTGATGCTCAAGTACACCGATGAGGAGATCTTCAGCAACACCCAGCTTACCCTGGATGCCTATGGGCAACGAATTGAAAACGTGTTCTTTTTCTCCCCGGTATTGGCGAATCCCGATGAGGGTTACGACGGCGGCCAGTCGATGATCAAGTCGGAAAAAATGGGCCTGCGGGGGCTGCTCAACACCCAGTACCAGTGGCAGGACGTGGAAGCGATCTTTATCTATGGTACGGATCTGCTCAATGACGTCACCTCTCAGCCGCTGCTGGACGGGCGTATGTGGGTACCGGAAATGGACATGAGCAACCGCGCCTTTTTCCTGCAGACCAAGTGGGTGATCATGGATGACTTTGTTATCAAGGCCGGGATCCGCGACGAGTCGATAGCGCTGGAAGTGGATGACTACCACACCCTCAAGCTCTGTCGTAAGGCGGATCAGTGCTCGGTGCCCATGGCGGTAAAGGGCGATACCCTGGACTACAGCGCCACCACCTATAACCTGGGATTGCGCTACACAGGCAACAGCCTGTTCTCGCCTTTCATCAACTACTCCCAGGGTGCCGACATCTCGGACATTGGCCGCTTGCTGCGCACGGCAACGGTCGCGGATATTCACGATATCCGTACCGAGGCCTCCATCATAGACAACTATGAAGTGGGCTTCAGCAGCAAGCTGGATGCGCTGTTCTTCACCTTTGCCGCCTTCAGAAGCACGTCGGAGCTGGGCACCAGCAATGTGTTCGACGAGAAAACCGGGGTTTATATGCCGGTCAGGGCTCCGCAGAAGATTTGGGGCTATGAGGCCACCGCCGATTATGAGGTTAACGACACCCTGAACCTCAAGGCCGCCTACAGTTGGGTCGAGGGTAAGGACACCGAGACCAACACCTATCTGGATGGCAAACAGATCAGTGCCCCCAAATTCACCGCCGCGGTCAACTGGCAGCCCCTGGATAATGCCAGTTTAAACCTGACCTATCTGCTGGTGGGTGACAGAGACCGCTTTGACAAGGTCAATGGCAAATGGGTTGGTGCCCAGGCGCCGGTGCACAGTTATGACCTGTTGAATTTGAGCGCCAGCTACCGTCTGGGGCAGTTGAAGCTGTTTGCCGGTATCGAAAACCTGCTTAACCGCGATTACTACAGCGCGCGCTCACAGGTCTACACCTACAGCAGCTACAACACCAAGGCCCTGGGGACCAGTCTCAATCTCGGGCTGCAGTACCAGTTTTAA
- a CDS encoding PepSY-associated TM helix domain-containing protein yields the protein MITHLLRKLHLWLALVSAVFVLILSLTGSLLVFGQDIEHGLNPGQWTRSAPGTDFNLDELLATVTAQTDTPVRFIQLPEHGDEALLLSMSDGRYINLDPDSGTWLKHYKTGDSFYGFMMQLHRWLAWTTADGKRPLQDLVSLVSLLLMLNLLFGMALWLKPKARLKRLKVKFSANPRIVLRQLHGTLGILAGFCLLLIAFSGMAFHWQGPTQFVVEALAGESIELPQAPVARPSGQAIEVRSEIQGTGALAASLPGSLTASMTSLELALTRAQQVLPGAKPYRIYPATADKPVALRMQLPGETHANSWVWLDPYSAEVLGSYDASRANLATRIWHFRYKFHTGDFWHGSLRWLWLLLSLLPAFFCLSGLYLYWRRQPAWRPRQARGRAQFITRVFADSDHPGIKNQA from the coding sequence GTGATAACCCACCTATTGCGCAAGCTGCATCTATGGCTGGCCTTGGTCAGCGCTGTGTTTGTGCTGATCCTGTCACTGACCGGCAGCCTGTTGGTGTTCGGTCAGGACATAGAGCACGGCTTGAACCCGGGACAATGGACCCGCTCAGCGCCCGGCACCGACTTCAATCTCGATGAGCTGCTGGCCACTGTGACGGCGCAGACCGACACCCCGGTGCGTTTCATCCAGCTGCCCGAGCACGGGGACGAGGCTTTGCTGCTCAGCATGAGCGATGGCCGCTACATCAACCTCGACCCGGATTCGGGCACTTGGCTTAAACACTATAAAACCGGCGACAGCTTCTATGGCTTTATGATGCAGCTGCATCGCTGGCTCGCCTGGACCACTGCCGACGGCAAGCGTCCCTTGCAGGATCTGGTAAGCCTTGTCTCGTTGCTGCTGATGCTGAACCTGCTGTTTGGCATGGCGCTATGGCTTAAACCCAAGGCCCGCCTCAAACGGTTGAAGGTGAAGTTTTCCGCCAATCCCAGAATAGTGCTGCGCCAGCTGCACGGAACTTTGGGGATCCTGGCTGGGTTCTGCTTGCTGCTTATCGCCTTCAGTGGCATGGCTTTTCATTGGCAGGGGCCGACCCAATTTGTGGTCGAGGCGCTGGCGGGGGAGAGCATTGAGTTGCCACAGGCACCGGTAGCAAGGCCGTCAGGTCAAGCAATTGAGGTTAGGAGTGAGATACAGGGGACAGGTGCCTTGGCAGCCTCTTTGCCAGGTTCATTGACAGCTTCAATGACAAGTTTAGAGCTGGCGCTTACCCGGGCGCAGCAGGTCTTGCCCGGAGCCAAGCCGTACCGCATCTATCCGGCAACGGCGGATAAGCCGGTGGCGCTCAGGATGCAACTGCCCGGCGAAACACACGCCAACAGCTGGGTGTGGCTGGACCCCTATTCGGCCGAGGTGCTGGGCAGCTATGATGCCAGTCGGGCCAATTTGGCGACCCGGATTTGGCATTTCAGATACAAGTTTCACACCGGGGATTTTTGGCACGGGTCACTGCGCTGGCTGTGGCTGCTGCTGTCGCTGTTGCCGGCGTTTTTTTGTCTCAGCGGCCTGTACCTCTATTGGCGGCGGCAACCTGCTTGGCGACCGCGGCAGGCAAGGGGGCGGGCTCAATTCATAACCCGTGTATTTGCGGATAGTGATCACCCCGGTATCAAAAATCAGGCATAG
- a CDS encoding glycoside hydrolase family 16 protein translates to MIKNSGTTKCISLGFLMAALQGCGGDTNTNTDLSSVKLDGPTAGWQLVWSDEFDGSSIDAAKWAHEVDCAGGGNQESQCYTADAANSFVADGMLNIVALKAPEGAEKPYTSARLTTKGKADFTYGRFEMRAKLPSGQGSWPAFWMLPTDNVYGIWPRSGEIDIVEAVNLKAATADGNPEAYVHGTLHYGREWPKNEQSGKAYLLPNGANPVDDFHTYAIEWQQGEIRWYVDDYLYATQRRSELRYNSKGEAVGLAHKGWFTEYYDQSSGDLQLSWSDAPFDEKFHLIVNFAVGGGWPASVNETGIDDTAFNENNKYQIDFVKVYQCAANPDTGKGCETVRPGYDKPEDALVEGKAPVPVPPSDGTPKDLLIFDSTPNPNWAAWDCCGGSTPSLVDDADKGAVYRFVVGDSPTVNGFISRAAFITDPAGVPSPFDAAPIEASGVLSFAMKVVSAPANPGSTWMIKVESNEGATAVELPLTASSEGVAPAVGQWQTFSFPLSELAAKGLDLSAIDVVMVFPAWGTGSGAEYLLDEVKIARPNASLPSLTIFSDNENPDWPMWDCCGGSTPQVVSDDAEHGIVSEFSIGASPTVMGYINRTALGGGGNPFDASTLYESGVVQFDLKVVNAPSTADAPWLFKVESDNAASAVELPLTSSIEGVVPSSEWQTFSFRLKDLADAGLDLSAIDVLMMFPAWGQGEGAVYRIDNVKIHQPGSGAPSAFSLFADAVADAWSIWDCCAGSTPTVEADDAAHGAVAEYVIGAQPTVVGFFAADGVYHDASAAVDTGVVRFEMKLVSAPNDSSSVWKFKIESGDASTAVELNLTDSAEGSAPVVGQWQTYTFPLKTLADMGLDASAIDVVMVFPAWGTGEGAVFRLDNALIGTP, encoded by the coding sequence ATGATTAAGAATTCTGGAACGACCAAATGTATTTCTCTTGGATTCCTGATGGCGGCGTTGCAGGGATGTGGGGGCGATACCAATACCAACACAGATTTGAGCTCAGTCAAACTTGATGGGCCAACGGCGGGTTGGCAGCTGGTCTGGAGCGACGAGTTTGATGGCAGCAGCATAGATGCGGCCAAATGGGCACACGAGGTGGATTGCGCCGGGGGCGGCAATCAGGAGTCTCAGTGCTATACCGCGGATGCGGCAAACTCCTTCGTTGCCGATGGCATGCTTAACATAGTGGCATTGAAGGCGCCCGAGGGCGCTGAAAAGCCCTATACGTCGGCCAGACTGACAACCAAAGGCAAAGCGGATTTCACCTATGGCCGCTTTGAAATGCGCGCCAAATTACCGTCCGGGCAGGGCAGCTGGCCCGCCTTCTGGATGCTGCCCACTGACAATGTTTACGGCATCTGGCCCAGAAGCGGTGAAATCGATATTGTCGAGGCGGTGAATCTTAAAGCCGCCACCGCTGACGGCAATCCTGAAGCCTATGTTCACGGCACTCTCCACTATGGCCGTGAATGGCCCAAGAATGAGCAATCAGGCAAGGCCTATTTGCTGCCCAATGGCGCCAATCCGGTCGATGATTTTCACACCTATGCCATTGAGTGGCAGCAGGGTGAAATCCGCTGGTATGTGGACGACTACCTCTATGCCACCCAGCGACGTTCTGAACTGAGATACAACTCCAAGGGCGAGGCCGTTGGTCTAGCCCACAAAGGCTGGTTTACCGAATACTACGATCAGTCCAGCGGTGATTTGCAGCTCAGCTGGAGTGATGCACCATTTGATGAAAAATTCCATCTGATAGTTAACTTTGCCGTGGGGGGCGGCTGGCCTGCCTCGGTGAATGAAACCGGTATCGACGATACAGCCTTTAACGAAAATAATAAGTATCAAATTGATTTTGTGAAGGTTTATCAGTGTGCAGCCAACCCTGATACAGGCAAGGGCTGTGAAACTGTGCGGCCGGGCTATGACAAGCCAGAGGACGCACTGGTGGAAGGCAAGGCGCCTGTGCCGGTGCCGCCTTCCGATGGTACGCCAAAAGATTTGCTGATTTTCGACAGCACCCCCAACCCTAACTGGGCTGCCTGGGACTGCTGCGGTGGTTCCACCCCAAGCCTGGTGGACGACGCCGATAAGGGGGCCGTGTATCGCTTTGTGGTAGGCGACAGCCCCACGGTAAACGGCTTTATCAGCCGCGCAGCCTTTATCACAGATCCTGCCGGTGTCCCCAGTCCCTTTGATGCAGCGCCCATTGAGGCAAGTGGCGTATTGAGCTTTGCCATGAAAGTGGTGAGTGCGCCGGCAAATCCCGGCTCAACCTGGATGATAAAGGTTGAGAGCAATGAAGGCGCGACTGCCGTTGAACTGCCGCTGACAGCAAGCAGTGAAGGTGTGGCACCTGCCGTTGGTCAGTGGCAAACCTTCAGCTTCCCGCTGTCTGAGCTGGCGGCCAAAGGCCTGGATCTGTCTGCCATCGATGTGGTGATGGTGTTCCCCGCCTGGGGCACCGGCAGCGGCGCCGAGTATCTGCTGGATGAAGTGAAGATTGCCCGCCCCAATGCGAGCCTGCCGTCACTGACCATCTTTTCCGACAACGAGAACCCCGATTGGCCTATGTGGGACTGCTGTGGTGGCTCGACTCCGCAAGTGGTCTCTGATGATGCAGAGCACGGCATAGTCTCTGAGTTCAGCATTGGTGCCAGCCCCACTGTGATGGGCTACATCAACCGCACTGCACTCGGTGGTGGTGGTAATCCCTTTGATGCCTCAACCCTGTACGAAAGCGGAGTGGTGCAATTTGACTTGAAAGTGGTCAATGCGCCGTCCACAGCAGATGCGCCCTGGCTCTTTAAAGTGGAGTCTGACAATGCGGCATCTGCCGTGGAACTGCCGTTAACCAGCAGCATTGAGGGCGTGGTGCCATCTTCTGAATGGCAAACCTTCAGCTTCCGTCTGAAAGATTTGGCTGATGCGGGATTGGATTTAAGCGCCATCGATGTACTTATGATGTTTCCAGCCTGGGGGCAGGGTGAAGGTGCCGTGTATCGCATTGATAACGTCAAAATCCATCAACCCGGCAGCGGCGCGCCATCCGCCTTCAGCTTGTTTGCTGATGCCGTGGCAGATGCCTGGTCAATTTGGGATTGCTGCGCCGGCTCAACCCCCACGGTTGAGGCCGATGATGCTGCCCATGGCGCCGTGGCGGAGTACGTGATTGGTGCTCAGCCAACTGTGGTGGGCTTTTTCGCCGCTGATGGTGTCTATCACGATGCATCCGCTGCTGTGGATACCGGCGTGGTGCGCTTTGAGATGAAGCTGGTTTCTGCACCAAACGATTCAAGCTCGGTCTGGAAATTCAAGATTGAATCCGGTGATGCCAGTACCGCCGTTGAGCTTAATCTGACCGACAGTGCCGAAGGCAGCGCACCTGTTGTAGGTCAGTGGCAGACCTACACTTTCCCGCTCAAGACCCTGGCCGATATGGGGCTCGATGCCAGTGCCATCGATGTGGTGATGGTGTTCCCTGCGTGGGGTACCGGTGAGGGAGCTGTGTTCCGACTCGACAACGCACTGATAGGCACGCCCTGA
- a CDS encoding TonB-dependent receptor, which yields MLDKAFKRNRLSAALAAILGVGAIPLVLAADEAATAADGVVAAQNGAEEETIEVIEVRGIRGSLYRSMDLKRGANGVVDAISAEELGKFPDTNLAESLQRITGVTVSRANGEGSQITVRGFGPEYNLITLNGRQMPGTGYTRSYNLENLSSEGVKTLEVVKTARADTPTGGLGATVNIITHKPLDNPGQSFSFSGKGIYDESNELGDDVTPELAAIYSNTLFDNRFGVMVSVSHQERDFRQQTANSQGWIAQTDNSRLPTLAGDKGIDGRETDADGNPVARFRDAEGNAVAPFFFARDMNFSINDVERERSNGMVTLQFVAADNLILTADYVATRALTASDGFGWGIWNSSTDGAPVIGYELDANGTALYSDIRGGDGSFTANRSTTEVNAESVGLNIDWSPNEAWRFTLDYHNSSNDIDNGADKGLGSAGQVILGSDKLVSKVYDYRTGEVPHFLINWNNGTHVLDAGDIDSNFSQFIHSPGESDIEQVQFNSNWYPEFSEHLVKVDFGAAYTKQTMSGTTAWSGLRGGPGFNPSYAEIFPDAMFVLQDASGLLDALGGGGSELMPDYYYSFNFDEAVARQLAFITPAVAGDNYYSIDPYFDGVDSASLVEEKTLALYLTTQWGFDIGDVPVNVNLGLRYEQTDASSTVKQRVESQVVWASPTEWIMQYAPGGDDNYFTQGGDYNVWLPMLDISAEPLEDVVVRFSAGKTIARPLLGDMVAGRSLSGSPKIGARRGGLGNPGLLPLESVNLDLSLEYYYGDASYAAIGLFHKDVDNFVSRSTAQLTIEGLHDVYDSPRYQEAISQLEAAGTPVSENTIFEQMIANGYGNADGQIVPLASDPLIVWDITSPINSDSKSVQGIELALQHVFGESGFGFGINGTFVEGDVKFDPYSLAQQQPLEGLGDSANFQAFYEKDGLSVKLTYAWRDSYLIGVGQSQGSADAPPQYAKAFGQLDASINYDVNEYLTVFFEGINLNNETEQGYGRFEEQFLFARQYGSRYALGARVRF from the coding sequence ATGTTAGATAAGGCATTTAAGCGTAACCGGTTGTCTGCCGCGCTGGCAGCCATCCTCGGCGTTGGCGCCATCCCGCTGGTATTGGCGGCTGACGAGGCGGCAACCGCGGCCGATGGCGTCGTGGCCGCCCAGAACGGCGCAGAAGAAGAGACCATAGAAGTCATTGAAGTGCGTGGGATTAGGGGCAGTTTGTACCGTTCCATGGACTTAAAGCGCGGCGCCAACGGCGTCGTCGATGCGATTTCGGCGGAGGAACTCGGTAAATTCCCCGACACCAACCTGGCCGAATCACTGCAAAGAATAACCGGGGTCACGGTCAGCCGTGCCAACGGTGAAGGCAGCCAGATCACCGTCCGGGGTTTCGGGCCTGAATACAACCTCATTACCCTCAATGGCCGCCAGATGCCGGGTACTGGCTATACCCGCTCTTACAATCTGGAGAACCTGTCATCTGAGGGGGTGAAAACCCTGGAAGTGGTGAAAACCGCCCGTGCCGATACCCCAACCGGCGGCCTTGGCGCCACGGTCAATATCATCACCCACAAGCCGCTGGATAATCCCGGGCAGTCTTTCAGTTTTTCGGGCAAAGGTATTTATGATGAGTCAAATGAGCTGGGTGATGATGTCACGCCTGAGCTGGCGGCCATTTATAGCAATACCCTGTTTGATAATAGGTTTGGGGTCATGGTATCGGTTTCCCATCAGGAGCGGGATTTTCGCCAGCAAACGGCCAACAGCCAGGGATGGATTGCCCAGACAGACAATAGCCGTTTGCCAACACTGGCGGGTGACAAAGGCATAGATGGGCGTGAAACCGATGCCGATGGCAACCCTGTCGCCCGTTTCCGTGATGCCGAAGGCAACGCAGTAGCGCCTTTTTTCTTCGCGCGGGACATGAACTTCAGCATCAATGATGTAGAGCGTGAACGCAGCAACGGCATGGTGACGCTGCAGTTTGTGGCGGCGGATAATTTGATTCTGACCGCCGACTACGTGGCAACACGGGCGTTGACCGCATCTGATGGCTTTGGTTGGGGGATCTGGAACTCATCCACGGATGGTGCACCTGTGATTGGCTATGAGCTGGATGCCAACGGCACTGCGCTTTACTCAGATATCCGCGGCGGCGATGGCTCTTTTACCGCCAACCGCAGTACCACTGAAGTGAATGCCGAGTCTGTTGGCCTGAACATCGATTGGAGCCCCAACGAAGCCTGGCGCTTTACCCTGGACTATCACAACTCCTCCAACGACATAGACAATGGTGCTGATAAAGGCCTTGGCAGTGCCGGTCAGGTGATTTTGGGCTCAGATAAGCTGGTTTCCAAGGTCTATGACTACCGCACAGGCGAGGTGCCCCATTTCCTGATCAACTGGAACAACGGCACCCATGTGCTGGATGCCGGCGACATAGACTCCAACTTCAGCCAGTTCATTCACTCACCGGGCGAGAGTGACATCGAGCAAGTTCAATTCAACAGCAACTGGTACCCCGAGTTCAGTGAGCATCTGGTGAAGGTGGACTTTGGTGCCGCCTACACCAAGCAAACCATGTCCGGGACCACCGCCTGGAGCGGCCTGCGTGGTGGCCCGGGTTTTAATCCGTCCTATGCGGAAATCTTCCCCGATGCCATGTTTGTGCTGCAGGATGCCTCTGGCCTGCTTGATGCCCTTGGCGGTGGCGGCAGTGAGCTGATGCCCGATTACTATTACAGCTTCAATTTCGATGAAGCCGTGGCCCGTCAGCTGGCCTTCATCACCCCGGCAGTGGCAGGAGACAACTATTACTCCATCGACCCCTACTTTGATGGCGTTGACAGTGCCAGCCTGGTGGAAGAAAAGACCCTGGCGCTTTATCTCACCACCCAATGGGGCTTTGATATTGGCGATGTGCCTGTGAATGTGAATCTGGGGCTCAGGTACGAGCAAACCGATGCCTCAAGTACGGTCAAGCAGCGGGTTGAGAGTCAGGTGGTGTGGGCCAGCCCCACCGAGTGGATCATGCAATATGCTCCCGGTGGCGATGACAACTACTTCACCCAGGGGGGGGATTACAATGTCTGGTTGCCTATGCTGGATATCAGCGCCGAGCCACTGGAGGATGTGGTGGTGCGCTTCTCTGCCGGCAAAACCATTGCCAGGCCGCTGCTTGGCGACATGGTGGCAGGACGAAGCCTGAGCGGCAGCCCGAAAATCGGTGCCCGCCGCGGTGGTCTGGGTAATCCGGGCCTGCTGCCGCTGGAGTCGGTGAATTTGGACCTGTCGCTGGAGTATTACTACGGTGATGCCAGTTATGCGGCCATTGGGTTATTCCATAAAGACGTGGATAACTTTGTCTCCCGCTCGACCGCTCAGCTTACCATTGAGGGACTGCACGACGTTTACGATAGCCCCAGATACCAGGAAGCCATAAGTCAGTTGGAAGCTGCCGGCACGCCGGTCAGTGAAAACACGATTTTTGAGCAGATGATTGCCAATGGTTATGGCAATGCCGATGGCCAGATAGTGCCGCTCGCCAGCGATCCGCTGATTGTGTGGGACATCACCAGCCCCATCAACAGCGACAGCAAATCGGTGCAGGGGATTGAGCTGGCGCTGCAGCACGTGTTTGGCGAGTCAGGCTTTGGTTTCGGGATTAACGGCACTTTTGTGGAGGGAGACGTTAAATTTGACCCCTACAGCCTGGCGCAGCAGCAGCCATTGGAAGGTCTGGGTGACTCGGCCAACTTCCAGGCCTTTTATGAGAAAGACGGTCTGTCTGTGAAGCTGACTTACGCCTGGCGTGACAGCTATCTGATTGGTGTGGGGCAGTCTCAGGGCTCCGCGGATGCGCCGCCCCAGTATGCCAAGGCCTTCGGTCAGCTGGACGCCAGCATTAACTACGATGTAAACGAGTATCTGACGGTGTTCTTTGAAGGTATCAACCTCAATAACGAAACCGAACAGGGCTATGGCCGTTTCGAAGAGCAGTTCCTGTTTGCCCGCCAGTACGGCAGCCGTTACGCTCTGGGTGCAAGAGTGCGCTTCTAA